ttgttgatttttataatataacttttaaaattatatttagaatatgaatctttaattttaatttttaattgatgtatttaaaagtatttacatTTTATTCCGTTCAATTAATTGGTATTTTATTACTTAGGAttgaatatatatgtttttaggCAATGTTTAGTTGTCTTAAAAAAGGTAATGTTTAGTTTCCTTTGagtcatttatttttcaaaatgtgtTACATATAGTACTAGTCTTCGTCCTTGTACAAAATTCGACATCTATTAgtcttttatttatagaataagAACAACATAGGATGCATGCATTTTCATTAATAAGAGATTAAAAGAAGAAGATGTAtttctagaaattaaaaataaattttaccttGTTTATTTGTgactataaaaatataagtatgagCTGTGACAAGATGGTGGGaatcttttaaataatatagaCAGCTCATATATAATAGATGAAATGTAAATTTATGTACTAATTAAATACCAAAGTTTTGTGAAGCAAGAATTTATTGGTGTGGGTTGGCAAAGTTACTGGTGGGGCTAATATGTTTGGTTAATTATAGTTATGAAATAAGGTGAGGTTAGACATGTGGGCTGGCTTGTCGATGTCATCCTTTGGAGTTGGTACCTAACCATCAGCACATGCTTAGTCAACTCTCACCTCACCTTATCCAGCTCACAATTCCTTTTCATGACGTCGTGCCTTAGTTGTTATCCTTTTCTGCCCATTTTCATTTGCTTATTGCTATCATCACCCCCCACTTTGTCCTTTCTGTTTCtcgtgaaacaaacattcaaaacGCCAATGGTACCACACGAAAGTTTCATTTTCATGGCTGCAAATCCActcttggaaaaaaaaaacttccctCCACACTTCAATCTCCACGTTCCTATCTCCTGCTCACAACATTATTCCACCAATTTGGTAGTTTCCTGATTATTCATTCTTTCAGTTACTTTGTCTttaattagcatttttttttaataaaactttcATAAGATAAAACGTGTAAAATCATCGGCTGataatctaatttaatttaatcatagaGAATTAGGGGGAATCAACAAATACTCAAAAATGTTTTGACAAGTTCAAATTAAGCTATCTTTGCATGTGCTGGTATCTAGCTGCATACCCTGGTTTTTGGTCAAACAGACTGGCCGAGATTTTCGAAACTGTGAAACTTAACTGCCCTGGATTCCCTCCCATGTGCTAGTATCTGCCTGCAGTCGCAATAtctcatatattttattattctaccACGTTTGACATTTTTCATTAGGTATACTAACTGAAttaatgaatgatttttttttttttttatcatatgctttccaaatatttaattatacctCTTATCTCTGACATACTTTCATTCGCTTCACATATTCTTATACGATAGGTATTTGATACTGATATTAGTGGTTACTTCACTGATATGTATCTATAAAGTATCCGAGTCTTTAAAAAGGTTATGAAAATTCTAATACGACTAAATATGAGATGATATAGAAGTATGTGTAAAATAGAAACATAAAAGCATTATTGTTCCTTGATGAACCAAAAAGAGAAACTGTCCAAGAAGTGATTTATAATGTCAATGACTTCAAAAGCTTTATTTTGCTTTTAGTAATGTCCAAGAAGTATGACTTAATTTGTATTTGtaaaattacaattatataGTTATTATGTTTTATGAACTTTTAGACATATCTAAATATAACCTTAAATGAGTGATTGTATCctgtatattttttagaataatccTATGTATGTATAGTGACTGATACACCTATTATATCTATGCATTAtagcctttttattttattcatgatttgtttttcacttttttcaaaTTCAGGTCTTTACCCTCAGATTTTGCTAAAAACCCCAGTAGATGGAGAAGAACCTTGAAAGGTGTTAGAGAGCGTCATGGGAGGGAGAGAAAGGGCTGGATGATAATAATCCACGATCTCTCTGGCTCACCGGTTGCTGCAGCCTCCATGATAACCCCATTTGTCCCTTCCCCTGGTTCAGACAGAGTATCAAGATCAAACCCAGGTGCATGGCTCATTCTTCGCCCCAATGGTGCCTGTGTGAGTAGCTGGAAGCCATGGGGTCGTCTAGAAGCGTGGCGAGAGAGAGGCCCCGTCGATGGCTTGGGCTACAAATTTGAGCTCGTCATTGAGAATGGACCTACCAATGGAATACCAATTGCTGAGGCCACAATGAATGTGAAAAAGGGTGGCCAATTCTGCATTGACTACAAAGTGATGAGGGATTCTGGATTATTGGGTTCGAGGTTGCAAGGGAAAGGGTTTGTGATGGGTTCCACTGTGGAAGGTGAAGGCAAAGTTAGCAAACCTGTTGTGCAAGTTGGGGCACAGCATGTGACATGCATGGCTGATGCTGCTTTGTTCATTGCACTTTCTGCTGCCGTTGATCTTAGCATGGATGCATGCCAGCTCTTCTCGCATAAACTAAGGAAAGAGCTTTGTCATCATGAAGAACAAGTTTCCTTTCCCTAAAAACCTgcttgaattgaattgaattgaattgttgTCCTTATTAAATTATACAAGTTACCATCTGCTGCAGTGATAGCCAATGTGTTCCCACTCGATGCATAGTGGGAACTCTGGTTTGAGCATAGAGAGACTTGCATTAGTTAATCAAGTCGTTGCAGCTGCTATGGCCGATTCAGTTTTGTGAATGCTATTGTTAGGAAATTAATCAGAGTTGCTAGTTTTGTTGAGTCTACCTTTTCTGGTTGGATTTTCTTAACAGCAGAAATTAGAGGGGCGATTTTAACagcattttttttactgaactgTACAAAGTACAAACAAACCACAGACAAATGTCTGtttatatatctattttaatttttatatatttattatttatttttttatgtctttctgATGATGTTTGGTTCTGCATCTTATGCCAATTGACGCCTGT
This region of Glycine max cultivar Williams 82 chromosome 7, Glycine_max_v4.0, whole genome shotgun sequence genomic DNA includes:
- the LOC100790306 gene encoding uncharacterized protein — encoded protein: MDPCPFLRLMIDSLALNLPSATKPPPVSGVHPSTTPCFCKIRINNFPSQTALLPLSSSSSAHAAPDTATSAPGFHLDSLALRRLSGKPLTLRLAVYSGSTARACGVSSAKLLGCLNLTLDLSAALSRPSTFHSGWLSLRKKKTGSEPTHRKPVPRLHVVVRSEPDPRFVFQFGGEPECSPVVFQIQENNIRQPVFSCKFSADRNSRSRSLPSDFAKNPSRWRRTLKGVRERHGRERKGWMIIIHDLSGSPVAAASMITPFVPSPGSDRVSRSNPGAWLILRPNGACVSSWKPWGRLEAWRERGPVDGLGYKFELVIENGPTNGIPIAEATMNVKKGGQFCIDYKVMRDSGLLGSRLQGKGFVMGSTVEGEGKVSKPVVQVGAQHVTCMADAALFIALSAAVDLSMDACQLFSHKLRKELCHHEEQVSFP